In Ahaetulla prasina isolate Xishuangbanna chromosome 6, ASM2864084v1, whole genome shotgun sequence, a single window of DNA contains:
- the LOC131200815 gene encoding cytochrome P450 26A1: protein MGFSFLLASALGTLVPLLLCLASLKLWHFYCLRGRDPACPLPLPPGTMGLPFLGETLQLVLQRRKFLSMKRRQYGHVYKTHLFGKPTVRVMGVENVRHILLGEHRLVAVHWPTSVRIILGSGCLSNLHDGQHKHRKKVIMKAFSREALERYTPVIQEEVCACLKRWLLTSSARGSCLLVYPEVKRLMFRIAMRILLGFQPNEAGCESEQQLVDTFEEMIRNLFSLPIYVPFSGLYKGLKARNVIHAKIEEIIRVKLAEKEPSNGYKDVLQLLIEHTQSRGEQLNMQELKESATELLFGGHETTASAATSLLTYLSLHPKVLQKVRKELQEKGLLGNCSQEKLLGMEVLEQLKYTGCVVKETIRLSPPVPGGFRVALKTFELNGYQIPKGWNVIYSISDTHSVAEVFTNKEEFNPDRFMAPFPEDASRFSFIPFGGGLRSCVGKEFAKLLLKIFTVELARNCDWQLLNGPPIMKTGPTVYPADNLPTKFTTFKG, encoded by the exons ATGGGCTTTTCCTTCCTGCTGGCCAGCGCCTTGGGCACCCTGGTGCCGCTCTTGCTCTGCCTGGCCTCCCTGAAACTTTGGCACTTCTATTGCCTGCGGGGCCGCGATCCCGCTTGCCCCTTGCCGCTGCCGCCGGGCACCATGGGGCTGCCTTTCCTGGGGGAAACTCTCCAGCTGGTGCTGCAG CGTCGGAAATTCCTGTCGATGAAGCGCCGGCAATACGGCCACGTCTACAAGACGCACCTCTTCGGGAAGCCGACGGTGCGGGTGATGGGGGTGGAGAACGTGCGGCACATCCTCTTGGGGGAGCACCGGCTGGTGGCTGTACACTGGCCGACTTCGGTGCGCATCATCCTGGGCTCCGGCTGCCTCTCCAACCTGCACGACGGTCAGCACAAGCATCGCAAAAAG GTTATCATGAAAGCTTTCTCCCGTGAAGCCTTGGAGCGTTATACCCCAGTCATCCAGGAGGAGGTGTGTGCTTGCTTGAAGCGATGGCTCTTGACTAGTTCTGCACGTGGCTCTTGCCTATTGGTCTACCCAGAAGTGAAGCGCCTCATGTTCCGCATTGCAATGCGCATTCTACTGGGATTCCAGCCCAACGAGGCAGGTTGCGAGAGTGAGCAGCAGCTGGTGGACACCTTTGAAGAGATGATCCGCAACCTTTTCTCCCTGCCAATTTATGTGCCTTTCAGTGGCTTATATAAG GGTTTGAAAGCACGGAATGTGATCCATGCCAAAATTGAGGAGATCATTCGAGTGAAATTGGCTGAGAAGGAGCCCTCCAATGGTTATAAAGATGTGTTGCAGCTGTTGATAGAGCACACCCAGAGCAGAGGGGAGCAGCTCAACATGCAG GAGCTAAAGGAATCGGCAACCGAACTTCTCTTTGGCGGACACGAGACCACAGCTAGTGCAGCAACATCCTTGCTTACCTACCTCAGCCTTCACCCTAAAGTGCTACAAAAAGTGAGAAAGGAATTACAAGAGAAG GGGTTATTGGGCAATTGCAGTCAAGAGAAGCTTTTGGGAATGGAAGTCCTGGAGCAGTTGAAATACACTGGCTGTGTTGTCAAAGAGACTATCCGACTCAGCCCACCAGTTCCAGGAGGGTTCAGGGTGGCCCTCAAAACCTTTGAACTCAAT GGATATCAGATTCCAAAAGGCTGGAATGTCATATACAGCATCAGTGACACTCACAGCGTTGCAGAAGTTTTCACCAACAAGGAAGAATTCAACCCTGACCGTTTCATGGCTCCTTTCCCAGAAGATGCGTCACGATTTAGTTTCATTCCTTTCGGAGGAGGCTTAAGAAGCTGTGTGGGCAAAGAGTTTGCCAAACTTCTTCTCAAAATCTTCACAGTAGAGCTGGCCCGGAACTGTGATTGGCAGCTTTTAAATGGACCTCCAATAATGAAGACCGGCCCAACTGTTTATCCAGCGGACAATCTCCCTACAAAATTTACCACTTTCAAAGGTTGA